The following proteins are co-located in the Fusobacteria bacterium ZRK30 genome:
- a CDS encoding aspartate kinase has translation MGVIIQKFGGTSVKNTERILEIAKKIVERKKLGDDIVVVLSAQGGYTDTLLQKAHNISKTPKKRELDVLLSTGEQISIALLAMAIEELGEGAISFTAAQLGIKTCSNHNCAQILDIESRKIKKALKEGNIVVVAGFQGIDPYGNITTLGRGGSDTTAVALGVVLDAQEIEIYTDVDGIYSADPRVVKDAKKINKITYSEMIEMAGNGAKVLHSRSVELACKYNIKIHLRSSYSWKKGSIVKGEDEMEKEVIRGITHNKNLSKITLRDTPHRLVDVINTLSNKGYNIDIITHDFDPERGATISCILKQELLEKAFEVLEEKYPESRKNLIHLPNLGKVSVIGIGVKSKGVAAQVFKVLSENNISIEMVSSSDINISCIIPQKDLEKAVSLLHRKLIEEVK, from the coding sequence GTGGGAGTTATTATTCAGAAATTTGGAGGGACCTCTGTAAAAAATACAGAACGGATATTAGAAATAGCTAAAAAAATAGTAGAAAGAAAAAAACTGGGAGATGATATAGTCGTTGTATTATCTGCCCAAGGAGGATATACCGATACCCTTCTACAAAAAGCACACAATATATCTAAAACTCCTAAAAAAAGGGAGTTAGATGTACTATTGTCAACTGGAGAACAAATATCGATAGCCCTCTTAGCTATGGCAATAGAGGAATTAGGGGAAGGTGCCATTTCATTTACCGCAGCACAACTAGGGATAAAGACCTGCAGTAATCACAATTGTGCCCAAATCTTAGATATAGAGAGCAGAAAGATAAAAAAAGCATTAAAGGAAGGGAATATAGTTGTTGTAGCAGGATTTCAAGGGATTGATCCATATGGAAATATAACCACACTGGGACGGGGAGGTTCTGATACGACTGCTGTAGCTTTGGGAGTAGTTTTAGATGCACAAGAAATAGAAATTTATACAGATGTTGATGGAATCTATTCAGCAGACCCAAGGGTAGTTAAAGACGCTAAGAAGATCAATAAGATCACCTATAGTGAGATGATAGAGATGGCCGGGAACGGAGCTAAAGTCCTCCATAGCAGAAGTGTGGAGCTGGCCTGTAAATATAATATAAAAATACATTTACGCTCCTCATATTCATGGAAAAAAGGGAGTATTGTCAAGGGAGAAGATGAGATGGAAAAAGAAGTGATAAGAGGAATTACCCACAATAAAAATTTATCTAAAATAACTTTAAGGGACACCCCCCATAGATTGGTAGATGTCATAAATACCTTATCTAATAAAGGGTATAATATAGATATCATTACCCATGATTTTGATCCTGAAAGGGGCGCTACGATCTCATGTATCTTAAAACAGGAGTTACTGGAAAAAGCTTTTGAAGTTTTAGAAGAAAAATATCCTGAGAGTAGAAAAAATCTAATTCATCTCCCAAATCTCGGGAAGGTATCTGTCATAGGAATAGGTGTAAAATCAAAGGGTGTAGCAGCACAAGTTTTTAAAGTATTATCTGAAAATAATATTTCAATTGAGATGGTATCTTCATCAGACATAAATATTTCCTGCATCATCCCGCAGAAAGATCTAGAAAAGGCGGTATCCCTCCTTCATAGAAAATTAATTGAGGAGGTCAAATGA
- a CDS encoding homoserine O-succinyltransferase produces MRGIEDSKDSGILFKNKKKSAAEIKIGIINLMPFKVEVESQFFNLLGRYSLTVEVEFLYPDNHISKHTSMEYIEKNYIPLSKLEERNYQGLIITGAPIENIKFEEVKYWDNLKPVFNSDIPSIYICWASQGALYHHYKISKYPLKEKIFGIFNHRVNKNKLIQLDEFHAPHSRNTYNKKEDIIGAGLMIIAENKKAGVYMAATKDLKNIYISGHGEYQMDMLDKEYRRDLKNIPENYYRNNDPDKEILFTWDKHRDIFYKNWLNMIIE; encoded by the coding sequence TTGAGAGGTATAGAAGATTCTAAAGACAGTGGTATCCTCTTTAAAAATAAAAAAAAATCTGCTGCTGAAATAAAAATAGGAATAATAAATTTAATGCCCTTTAAGGTGGAGGTTGAATCTCAATTTTTTAACCTCCTAGGCAGGTATAGTTTAACAGTAGAGGTCGAATTTTTATACCCGGATAATCATATTTCAAAACATACCTCAATGGAATATATAGAAAAAAACTATATTCCACTCAGTAAGTTAGAGGAAAGGAATTACCAGGGATTGATTATAACAGGGGCTCCTATAGAGAATATAAAATTTGAAGAGGTAAAATATTGGGATAACTTAAAACCTGTATTTAATTCGGATATTCCCAGTATCTACATTTGCTGGGCCAGCCAGGGAGCATTATATCACCACTATAAAATTTCAAAATACCCGCTAAAAGAGAAGATATTCGGGATTTTTAACCATAGAGTTAATAAAAATAAACTGATTCAGTTAGATGAGTTTCATGCCCCTCACTCTAGAAATACCTACAATAAAAAAGAGGATATTATAGGAGCAGGTCTTATGATCATCGCAGAAAATAAAAAAGCCGGAGTATATATGGCAGCCACAAAAGACTTAAAAAATATCTATATCTCAGGACATGGTGAATATCAAATGGACATGTTAGATAAAGAATATCGAAGAGACCTCAAAAATATTCCTGAAAACTACTATAGAAATAATGATCCAGATAAAGAAATTTTATTTACCTGGGATAAACACAGAGATATTTTTTATAAAAATTGGTTAAATATGATAATCGAATAA
- the metF gene encoding methylenetetrahydrofolate reductase [NAD(P)H] encodes MKIKDIFKNKETVISFEIFPPNNKFPIEKIYKTIDELAELKPDYISVTYGAGGTSQSRTVEITKRIKNINKIETMAHLTCIGATKESINTTLTQLKNNGIKNILALRGDIPRDQIHDSHFSYASDLVKHIKKEDNFSVAGAFYPEVHFENNDLLDLFHLKTKVESGTDFLVSQLFFDNEDFYAFKEKTQKLNLNIPLVAGILPVTNYKQIQKVRELCNARIPRKFQAILDKFKDNPKALEEAGITYATEQIIDLIASGVEGIHIYTMNKVHVTRRILENIKYIRKGIGEAE; translated from the coding sequence ATGAAGATAAAAGACATATTTAAAAATAAAGAAACCGTAATCTCATTTGAGATTTTCCCTCCAAACAATAAGTTCCCCATAGAAAAAATATATAAAACTATCGATGAGCTGGCTGAACTAAAACCCGATTATATAAGTGTCACATATGGAGCAGGGGGAACCAGTCAGAGCAGGACTGTGGAGATAACCAAGAGAATAAAAAATATAAACAAAATAGAAACCATGGCTCACCTAACCTGTATAGGTGCTACCAAGGAGTCTATAAATACTACTCTGACACAGTTAAAAAATAATGGAATAAAAAACATCTTAGCCCTTAGAGGAGACATTCCCAGAGATCAAATCCATGATTCACACTTCAGCTATGCCAGTGATCTGGTAAAACACATAAAAAAAGAAGATAATTTTTCTGTGGCAGGAGCTTTTTATCCTGAGGTACACTTTGAAAATAATGATCTTCTGGATCTTTTTCATCTGAAAACAAAGGTTGAGTCTGGGACAGATTTTTTAGTCTCACAGCTATTTTTTGATAATGAAGATTTTTATGCATTTAAGGAAAAAACTCAAAAATTAAATTTAAATATCCCCTTAGTTGCCGGGATATTACCTGTGACAAATTATAAACAGATTCAAAAAGTAAGGGAACTGTGTAATGCAAGGATCCCAAGGAAATTTCAAGCTATACTAGATAAATTTAAGGACAATCCAAAGGCATTAGAAGAAGCTGGAATAACCTATGCCACAGAGCAAATCATAGATTTAATAGCTTCCGGGGTAGAAGGAATTCATATCTATACAATGAATAAGGTCCATGTGACCAGAAGAATCTTAGAAAACATAAAATATATTCGAAAAGGAATCGGGGAGGCAGAGTAA
- a CDS encoding O-acetylhomoserine aminocarboxypropyltransferase/cysteine synthase translates to MSFKFETLQLHAGQVKDTLTGARAVPIYQTASYTFKDTDHGARLFNLEEKGNIYTRIGNPTTEVLEKRVAALEGGVGGLAVASGSAAITYALLTIARSGDEIVSAKGIYGGSYNFLSNTIEDFGIKTRFFDTSDLKTLEDAITSKSKVIFIETLENPTGQIVDLDAISKVAKKHGLPLVVDNTFGTPYLIKPIEHGANIVVHSATKFLGGHGTTIAGVIVDGGNFDWKDDKFESFNIPDSGYNNLIYSDLGDQAFIVKARVRLLRDTGAALSPFSAFLILQGIETLSLRVERHVENSKKVAEYLNSHPEVDWITHPEFTKKEQKQLANKYYKKGVGSIFTLGLHGGKERAKKFIENLEIFSHLANVADAKSLIIHPASTTHSQLSDEQLKATGIKPNMIRISIGLENIDDLIGDLENAITSSK, encoded by the coding sequence ATGAGTTTTAAATTTGAGACATTACAATTACATGCAGGACAAGTAAAAGATACATTAACGGGAGCCCGGGCAGTACCTATCTATCAGACTGCGTCATATACTTTTAAGGATACAGATCACGGAGCTAGGTTATTCAACCTGGAAGAAAAAGGAAATATCTATACAAGGATTGGAAACCCTACAACTGAGGTATTAGAAAAAAGGGTAGCGGCATTAGAAGGTGGGGTAGGAGGATTGGCAGTTGCCTCGGGATCGGCAGCTATAACTTATGCCCTTCTGACTATTGCCAGATCAGGGGATGAGATAGTTTCAGCAAAGGGAATCTATGGGGGGAGTTATAACTTCTTATCCAATACAATAGAAGATTTTGGGATAAAAACAAGGTTCTTCGACACATCCGACCTAAAGACCTTAGAAGACGCCATAACTTCAAAATCAAAGGTGATCTTTATAGAGACATTAGAAAATCCAACAGGACAAATAGTCGACCTGGATGCCATATCAAAAGTAGCTAAAAAACATGGTCTGCCCCTAGTTGTAGATAACACATTTGGAACACCCTATCTAATAAAACCCATTGAACATGGGGCTAATATAGTAGTCCATTCAGCTACAAAATTTTTAGGAGGTCATGGGACTACAATAGCAGGAGTTATCGTAGATGGTGGGAATTTTGATTGGAAAGATGATAAATTTGAATCATTTAATATCCCTGATTCCGGATACAATAATCTGATCTATTCAGATTTAGGAGATCAGGCATTTATAGTAAAAGCAAGGGTAAGGTTATTAAGGGATACAGGAGCGGCTCTTTCCCCCTTTAGTGCTTTTTTGATCTTACAGGGGATTGAAACCCTTTCACTCAGGGTAGAAAGACATGTAGAAAATTCAAAAAAAGTGGCTGAATATCTAAACTCCCATCCAGAAGTGGACTGGATAACTCATCCAGAATTTACAAAAAAAGAACAGAAACAATTAGCCAATAAATATTATAAAAAAGGTGTCGGATCGATATTCACCCTTGGATTACATGGGGGAAAGGAAAGAGCAAAAAAATTTATAGAAAATTTGGAGATATTTTCCCATCTGGCCAATGTAGCAGATGCAAAATCTTTAATCATCCATCCTGCAAGTACAACTCATAGCCAGTTAAGTGATGAACAATTAAAAGCAACAGGGATAAAACCAAATATGATAAGGATTTCAATAGGATTAGAAAATATAGATGATCTCATAGGAGACCTGGAAAATGCAATAACAAGCTCCAAATAA
- a CDS encoding homoserine dehydrogenase, with protein MKVGIIGIGTVGREVLSIISCQRAKIEKLLGEKIEVIKICNRTAREVYEDYLFTFDYKEVIEDPSIDTVIELIGGIKIPLEIARKTLTAEKNLVTANKELLAVHGNELFQLAKEKDVKIFFEAAVGGGIPILSPLKESLFPNKLKKIRGILNGTANYILTQMSEGASYKQALKDATEKGYAEADPAFDVEGIDSAHKISLLSYLAWGEIKEFREIKIDGITGLTAKDIEKAAKNNQKYKLLGEAVIDELTEKITLSVKPTLVGKNELFYEVNGIYNAVEIEGSYTGKTIFYGEGAGGSATANAVVSDLYKVINSRSWQR; from the coding sequence ATGAAAGTTGGAATTATTGGAATAGGTACTGTAGGAAGGGAGGTTCTTAGTATTATTTCTTGCCAGAGGGCAAAGATAGAAAAATTATTAGGAGAAAAGATCGAAGTTATAAAAATTTGTAATAGAACAGCCAGGGAAGTATATGAAGATTATTTATTTACTTTTGACTATAAAGAGGTAATAGAGGATCCCTCTATCGATACCGTCATCGAATTAATAGGGGGGATAAAGATTCCATTAGAGATCGCCAGAAAAACTCTAACAGCAGAAAAAAACCTGGTCACAGCTAATAAGGAGCTTTTAGCTGTCCATGGAAATGAGTTATTCCAGCTGGCAAAAGAAAAAGATGTAAAAATCTTTTTTGAGGCTGCTGTAGGGGGAGGAATACCTATATTGTCTCCCCTAAAAGAATCCCTCTTTCCCAATAAATTAAAAAAAATAAGGGGAATATTAAACGGAACAGCAAATTATATTTTGACACAGATGAGTGAGGGAGCCAGTTATAAACAAGCTTTAAAAGATGCAACTGAGAAAGGATATGCTGAAGCAGATCCGGCGTTTGATGTTGAAGGGATTGATTCTGCTCATAAAATAAGTTTACTGAGTTACCTGGCTTGGGGAGAAATAAAAGAATTTAGAGAGATCAAAATAGATGGAATCACAGGATTAACAGCCAAAGATATAGAAAAAGCTGCTAAGAACAACCAGAAATATAAATTATTAGGAGAAGCTGTAATAGATGAACTAACAGAAAAGATAACCCTATCTGTTAAACCAACATTAGTAGGAAAAAATGAACTGTTCTACGAGGTCAATGGAATATACAATGCTGTGGAAATAGAGGGAAGTTATACAGGAAAGACAATTTTTTATGGTGAAGGTGCAGGAGGAAGTGCTACAGCAAATGCAGTAGTTTCAGATCTCTATAAGGTGATAAACAGTAGAAGCTGGCAAAGATAA
- a CDS encoding 2-isopropylmalate synthase produces MEKMIKIFDTTLRDGEQSPGCSMNIGEKIEVAKQLEKLGVDIIEAGFPASSKGDFNSVKAIAESVTNVKVAGLARALKGDIDTAWEAIKGAKYPRIHTFIATSDIHMKYKLKKTPEEVYKQAVEMVKYAKSKCDDVEFSAEDATRTRPEFLYKIVEGAIEAGATAINIPDTVGYTTPDEFYKIIKGVRENVKNIDGVDISVHCHNDLGLAAANSLAAVKAGATQIECTINGIGERAGNAALEEVVMAMGVRKDIYPGQNRINTEEIYKTSQLITKITGVEVQPNKAIVGENAFAHESGIHQHGVLENKETYEIMTPESIGLSKNKMVLGKHSGKHAFESHLKECGYEMSREKMEEIFIRFKELADKKKDVSAEDIEALIDGTNEIKNKTYILNRYTVNTGNTITPIVSINMEKDGKNIENVAIGDGPVDAAFKAIDKIIDVEFKLNKYVIKAVTEGSDAQGEVFIRLGKDRKNYNGRYTSTDIVEASIRAYMGAINNYFNEEGRI; encoded by the coding sequence ATGGAAAAGATGATAAAGATATTTGATACAACATTGAGAGACGGGGAACAGTCACCGGGATGCAGTATGAACATAGGAGAAAAAATAGAGGTTGCCAAACAACTAGAAAAATTAGGCGTAGATATCATAGAAGCAGGATTTCCGGCTTCATCTAAGGGGGATTTTAATTCCGTCAAAGCAATAGCTGAAAGCGTCACAAATGTAAAAGTGGCAGGACTTGCAAGAGCATTAAAGGGGGATATCGATACTGCATGGGAAGCCATAAAAGGTGCAAAATATCCAAGGATCCATACATTTATCGCTACATCTGATATCCATATGAAATATAAATTAAAAAAGACACCTGAAGAGGTTTATAAACAAGCTGTAGAGATGGTTAAATATGCAAAATCTAAGTGTGACGATGTAGAATTTTCAGCAGAAGATGCTACTAGAACAAGACCAGAATTTCTTTATAAAATAGTAGAAGGAGCTATAGAAGCAGGAGCTACAGCTATAAACATACCTGATACGGTAGGATATACTACTCCAGATGAGTTCTATAAGATAATCAAAGGGGTCAGGGAAAATGTAAAAAATATAGATGGGGTGGATATATCGGTACACTGTCACAATGATTTAGGATTGGCAGCTGCTAACTCACTAGCCGCAGTGAAAGCAGGAGCCACACAGATAGAGTGTACCATAAATGGGATAGGAGAGAGAGCAGGAAATGCAGCTTTAGAAGAAGTGGTTATGGCTATGGGTGTAAGAAAGGATATCTACCCTGGACAAAATAGAATAAATACAGAAGAGATATATAAAACAAGTCAGCTTATCACAAAAATAACAGGAGTTGAGGTACAGCCGAATAAAGCTATTGTAGGAGAAAATGCTTTTGCCCATGAATCTGGGATCCATCAGCATGGGGTACTAGAAAATAAAGAAACCTACGAAATCATGACTCCTGAATCTATAGGACTTAGTAAAAACAAGATGGTACTTGGAAAACATTCGGGGAAACATGCCTTTGAAAGTCACTTAAAGGAATGCGGCTATGAAATGAGCAGGGAAAAAATGGAGGAAATCTTTATACGATTCAAAGAGCTGGCAGACAAGAAAAAAGATGTATCAGCAGAAGACATCGAAGCTCTGATAGATGGAACAAATGAAATAAAAAATAAGACCTACATATTGAATAGATATACTGTAAATACAGGTAATACAATCACTCCTATAGTTTCTATAAACATGGAAAAAGATGGAAAAAATATAGAAAATGTAGCCATTGGAGACGGCCCTGTAGATGCAGCATTTAAAGCTATAGATAAAATTATAGATGTGGAATTTAAACTAAATAAGTATGTAATAAAAGCAGTGACAGAGGGGAGTGATGCCCAGGGAGAAGTTTTCATAAGACTGGGTAAAGATAGGAAAAACTATAACGGCAGGTATACAAGTACCGATATAGTAGAAGCCAGTATCAGGGCATATATGGGAGCAATAAATAATTATTTTAACGAGGAAGGGAGAATATAG
- a CDS encoding aconitase/3-isopropylmalate dehydratase large subunit family protein has translation MTIVEKILANKSNKIEVKPGDNIWVDVDILMTHDVCGPGTMGIFKENFGEGAKVWDKEKVVLIPDHYIFTKDKYAMRNIEYVTKFAKEQKIKHFYEPFTDDYKGVCHVALAEEGHNKPGDVLFGTDSHTCTSGAFGQFASGIGNTDAGFIMGTGKLWVRVPESIKFKFDGKFPSYIMGKDVVLQTIGDIGFDGATYRCMEYSGEAISGLNMEERMTICNMAIEAGGKCGIIAADEVTKKYLEKRGVTDYEVHNSDEDASYHSVHSYDASKVVPVVAKPYSPGNVEPAENLSHIEVTRSYIGSCTGGKTTDFIAAAKILRGEKVKIETFIVPATRNVERNFETITIGGETLREIFENAGCKIGPPSCAACLGGPEDTFGRTHGNEVVISTTNRNFHGRMGSMDSKVYLASPYTAAASALTGEITDPRKYIEKIEVEIDG, from the coding sequence ATGACTATAGTAGAAAAAATTTTAGCAAATAAATCAAATAAAATAGAAGTGAAACCCGGAGATAATATCTGGGTAGATGTAGATATCCTAATGACTCATGATGTGTGTGGTCCTGGAACTATGGGAATATTTAAGGAAAATTTTGGTGAAGGTGCCAAGGTATGGGATAAAGAAAAGGTAGTTTTAATTCCAGACCATTATATATTTACAAAAGATAAATATGCCATGAGAAATATAGAATATGTGACTAAATTTGCCAAAGAACAGAAGATAAAACACTTTTATGAACCATTTACCGATGACTACAAGGGTGTGTGCCATGTAGCTCTTGCAGAGGAGGGGCACAATAAACCGGGAGATGTATTGTTCGGGACAGATTCCCATACATGCACCTCAGGAGCCTTTGGACAATTTGCTTCTGGGATAGGAAATACAGACGCAGGATTTATCATGGGAACTGGGAAACTTTGGGTAAGGGTACCTGAATCGATAAAATTTAAGTTTGATGGTAAGTTTCCCAGTTATATCATGGGAAAAGATGTGGTGTTGCAGACAATTGGAGACATTGGGTTTGATGGAGCCACATATAGATGTATGGAATATAGTGGAGAAGCTATCTCGGGATTAAATATGGAAGAGAGGATGACAATCTGTAATATGGCCATAGAAGCCGGAGGAAAGTGTGGGATAATAGCTGCCGATGAAGTGACTAAAAAATATCTGGAAAAAAGAGGAGTAACAGATTATGAAGTTCATAACTCAGATGAAGATGCAAGTTATCATTCTGTTCATAGCTATGACGCCAGTAAGGTAGTTCCGGTAGTTGCAAAGCCATACTCCCCAGGGAATGTAGAACCTGCAGAGAACTTATCTCATATAGAGGTAACGAGATCATATATCGGATCTTGTACAGGGGGGAAAACAACAGACTTTATAGCCGCAGCTAAGATACTTAGAGGGGAAAAAGTAAAGATAGAAACCTTTATAGTCCCGGCTACAAGGAACGTAGAAAGAAATTTTGAAACGATTACCATAGGGGGAGAAACACTAAGAGAAATATTTGAAAATGCAGGTTGTAAGATAGGACCACCATCATGTGCAGCATGTTTAGGAGGACCAGAAGACACATTTGGAAGAACCCACGGAAATGAGGTAGTAATATCTACAACTAATAGAAACTTTCATGGAAGGATGGGGTCTATGGATTCTAAGGTATATCTGGCTTCTCCTTATACGGCAGCCGCATCAGCATTGACAGGGGAAATAACAGACCCAAGAAAATATATTGAAAAAATAGAGGTGGAAATAGATGGATAA
- a CDS encoding 3-isopropylmalate dehydratase: protein MDKIKGKAYVVGDNIDTDQIIPAIHLVYRTDIEEEAKNYGKYAMSGMDPSSIKVPFIEGDRYESDYTIMISGKNFGCGSSREHAPLSLDKAGIKAVVAESYARIFYRNSVDGGFLIPYETKNRLIDEIKTGDEIEITGTNLKNITTNKEYTLGELGDIEEIITAGGIFNYAAQNGFISK from the coding sequence ATGGATAAGATAAAGGGAAAGGCATATGTAGTAGGAGATAATATCGATACGGATCAAATAATTCCAGCAATTCACCTGGTGTATAGGACAGATATAGAGGAAGAAGCTAAAAATTATGGTAAGTATGCCATGTCTGGGATGGATCCTAGTTCGATAAAAGTCCCTTTTATAGAGGGAGACAGATATGAATCAGATTATACAATAATGATCTCAGGGAAAAACTTTGGGTGCGGGTCATCTAGGGAACATGCTCCTTTATCACTTGACAAAGCAGGAATAAAAGCTGTGGTAGCTGAGAGTTATGCAAGGATATTTTATAGGAATTCTGTAGACGGAGGGTTCTTGATCCCCTATGAGACCAAAAACAGATTAATAGATGAGATTAAAACTGGAGATGAGATAGAAATTACAGGAACAAATTTAAAAAATATAACTACAAATAAAGAATATACCTTGGGAGAATTAGGAGATATAGAGGAAATAATAACAGCCGGCGGAATATTTAACTATGCTGCACAGAATGGATTTATATCTAAATAG
- the leuB gene encoding 3-isopropylmalate dehydrogenase, which yields MEYKIAIMPGDGIGKEISEGAVSVIKKIGEKYNHEFNINYADIGGVAIDNHGTPLPEETIEICKNSDGIILGAVGGPKWDHLKGEDRPEKGLLNIRKELGLYTNLRPAIVYEPLKNASPLKTEIIGEGLDICIVRELTGGIYFGEKGVREDGTAYDILSYNAEEIKRIAVKGFETAMKRDKKVTSVDKSNVLESSRLWRRVVIEVSKDYPEVELNHMYVDNAAMQLLINPTQFDVILTMNMFGDILSDEASMITGSIGMLPSASIGEKYGLYEPIHGSAPDIAGQDIANPIAAILSAAMMFKHSMGLVEEGMAIEKAVEKVLNDGMRTKDIYTDSTRLVGTQEMVSLVVKNI from the coding sequence ATGGAATATAAGATAGCAATCATGCCGGGAGACGGCATAGGTAAGGAAATATCAGAAGGAGCAGTAAGTGTCATAAAAAAAATAGGAGAAAAGTACAACCATGAATTTAATATAAATTATGCTGATATTGGAGGAGTTGCTATAGATAACCACGGAACTCCACTACCGGAAGAAACAATTGAGATATGTAAAAATAGTGATGGGATAATTTTAGGAGCAGTAGGAGGTCCTAAATGGGATCATCTTAAGGGAGAAGACAGACCGGAAAAGGGCCTTTTAAATATCAGAAAAGAATTAGGACTATACACCAACTTAAGACCGGCTATAGTTTATGAACCTTTAAAAAATGCTTCTCCATTAAAGACAGAGATAATCGGTGAGGGTCTTGATATCTGTATAGTCAGGGAACTGACTGGGGGGATTTATTTCGGGGAAAAAGGTGTAAGGGAAGATGGAACAGCCTACGATATTCTCTCTTATAATGCTGAGGAGATAAAAAGGATCGCAGTAAAAGGTTTTGAAACAGCCATGAAGAGGGATAAAAAAGTGACAAGTGTAGACAAATCCAACGTATTGGAAAGTTCGAGACTGTGGAGAAGAGTTGTGATAGAGGTCTCAAAAGACTATCCAGAGGTAGAATTAAACCATATGTATGTAGATAATGCAGCTATGCAGTTACTGATAAACCCGACTCAATTTGATGTGATCTTAACTATGAATATGTTTGGAGATATATTATCAGATGAAGCCAGTATGATAACGGGCTCTATCGGTATGCTGCCATCAGCCAGCATAGGAGAAAAATATGGGTTATATGAGCCGATCCATGGATCAGCACCAGACATAGCAGGACAAGATATAGCCAATCCAATAGCCGCTATTTTATCGGCAGCTATGATGTTTAAGCACTCTATGGGATTAGTAGAGGAAGGAATGGCCATAGAGAAAGCTGTGGAAAAAGTTTTAAATGACGGTATGAGAACGAAGGATATCTATACAGATTCAACTAGATTAGTTGGGACTCAAGAGATGGTAAGTTTAGTAGTGAAAAATATTTAA
- a CDS encoding branched-chain amino acid transaminase, translating into MIDTKKIWINGEMIDHDNAKIHVLSHAMHYGSSFFEGIRAYKTEEGTAIFRLDEHIDRLYNSCKIYRTEIPYTKEEIRKAIFDTIKINGIKTAYIRPLVYRGYNSLGVDPSSCPVETMIATWEWGAYLGEEALTKGVDVCVSSWRRLAPNTMPTAAKAGGNYLSSQLIKMEALENGYDEGIALDYSGNVSEGSGENLFVISNGKIYSPQSGSSALIGITRDSVITIARDLGYEVVEETISRESLYTADELFFSGTAAEITPIASVDKIKIGKGQRGPITEKIQEAFFEMTKGKDSKYDSWLTLVK; encoded by the coding sequence ATGATAGATACTAAAAAGATATGGATAAATGGGGAGATGATAGATCACGACAATGCCAAGATCCATGTTTTATCTCACGCAATGCACTATGGAAGCAGTTTTTTTGAAGGGATAAGAGCCTATAAAACAGAGGAAGGAACAGCTATATTCAGATTAGATGAACATATTGACAGACTATATAACTCTTGTAAAATATACAGAACGGAAATTCCATATACAAAAGAGGAGATAAGAAAAGCAATATTCGATACTATAAAAATCAATGGAATAAAAACAGCATATATCAGACCATTGGTATATAGGGGGTATAATTCTTTAGGAGTAGATCCATCCAGCTGTCCGGTGGAAACAATGATTGCCACTTGGGAATGGGGGGCATATCTAGGGGAAGAAGCTCTAACTAAGGGAGTAGATGTATGTGTTTCATCATGGAGGCGATTAGCTCCAAATACAATGCCTACAGCTGCTAAGGCTGGGGGAAATTATCTGAGTTCTCAGCTTATCAAGATGGAAGCACTGGAAAATGGATATGATGAAGGAATAGCATTGGATTATTCTGGAAATGTCAGTGAAGGAAGTGGGGAAAATTTATTTGTGATCTCTAATGGGAAGATATACTCTCCCCAGTCAGGATCATCAGCTCTTATTGGTATTACCCGGGATTCTGTTATAACAATAGCCCGTGACCTAGGGTATGAAGTTGTGGAAGAGACTATTTCCAGGGAATCGTTATATACAGCAGATGAACTATTTTTTTCAGGAACTGCTGCTGAGATAACTCCAATAGCCAGTGTTGATAAGATAAAAATCGGAAAGGGTCAAAGGGGGCCTATTACAGAAAAAATTCAAGAAGCATTCTTTGAGATGACCAAGGGGAAGGATAGTAAATATGATTCCTGGTTGACTTTGGTTAAATAG